CGTTGATCAAAGAATAACGTAACCATGGCAACCGAAAGCGGTCTACGCGTGGTGCGCCAATACTCCGACGAGGGACGTACCTTAGCACTGCGAGTAAGGATATGCTTCCCGTTGCGTTATAGCTTAGCATTGGTTTAGTGGATacaaatttatgctttttttcatttatcttcCTCCTGCTAGACGTTTAACGAGGCTAACAGTGAGGCTGGCACCGTGGTACGAAATGCTTGGACGAGCTTGATACAGTTGATACAGCGGCTCAAAACATCGGCCCGGGAAGTGCTTGATCCATCGGTATTGTACGAAGAGTTGCGCATATTTTTCCGTGATGAAAGTAAGTATCTTGCCACCTTCATCAGTATTAAGTCACCCACCTTACCCACCTACCTTCCACTACAACATCCACAGTTGCCCGCAACAATGCGTTCGCGATACTGATCGGGCTCGGATTCGGTACGACCGGTGGTTTCATGCTGGGAATGTATCTCGCACGGCCCCATCTACCAACGCCGATCATGAAATCGATTGCTTCCACATCGTTCCGCGATCCGGACAATGTGGTCGTATGTCAAACGGCCGTACCACAGTTTCAATCTGCCTCGGACATATTGGTGCGCGTACGGGCGGCCTCACTGAATCGGATCGATCGCCGTATCGCGTTCGGGTACGGCCGTACGTTACGGCGCATGATACGCACCTACAACAGTACGTACGATCCGGAACTGCCGCTAGTGCTCGGCCGATCGTGTGCCGGTATCGTGGAAGCGGTCGGTACCGGTACGAAGAGTGGGCTGGAAATTGGTGATGAAGTGTGGCTTGCTACACACTGGTACGAACCCGGCGTTGCGTCCGAGTTTGTCGTCGTGCCGGAAACGCGCGTTTCGCGCAAACCGTTCCTCATCGGATTCGAAGGTGCGGCCAGCCTACCGTACAGTGGCTCGATCGCGCTCAATCTGCTCGATGCGCACAACCTGAGCGAACACACGTGCAAGGGTCGTCGCATTTTGGTACAGGATGCATGCTCACCGGTCGGGTGCGTTATCACGCAGCTCGTACACAAATGGGGCGCCCATGTTGCGGCCACTTGCCATACGCGATCGGTTCCGGTGATCAACAATCTCGGTAAGTATGCGTTGGGTGCATTGCAGTATTTCTAATCAACTCTTCACTGTAGTAAAGTGTAGAAAAGTTCTAATGCTCttgtttcaattcaattcgttACGCTCTGCAAGAGGAAAGAGGTAAATGGCCATTTTTACAAACATTGTTCAGTACGCTGCGTTCCAAAGTAGTAGCCttacgatgttttttttctctctctaattcttaaatgttcttttaaaaataaaaatatctaaaaggtTTTAGGCAAATATTTCGTGTGATTTACAATCACTTCGATACTATTAAATGATTGTAATACAGAACCTTTAGATACAGCAAATCAACCTGTTTTGAGCTCCTTCTACCACGGCAATTCAATTAATATTCTAAGTGAAGCTATCATTTTGGAACACACTGTACAAGAAGCATGTGTTCTGTGTTATCCACGAGCGAGCGATCAAATCAACATTTTGCAattgtaaatgtttaaaatttttaccaAATTTATGCCCGTttgatggaaaacaacaggaaACTTTAAGCTAACTATGTAACAGCTATCTGCTGTGTATTATTTCTCCTACATATAAGCAGTATCGTATCAAATTCCGCTTTCCGACGCTTTTCCAACCCCGTAGGTGCAGCGGATATAATCACCTTCGCTAACGAACACTTCAGATCGAACTTTATCGACGTTAACGTCGATAAATCGAACTTTATCAACGAGCTAACGTCGAGGGAAAAGTTCCATTTCATCTTTCTCACCACCCGCCTCGGGTACGATTATAAGTTTCTGGAAAAGTTCCTTACCAAAGATGGTGTGATAGTGGATGCGGTCGAACCGGAGCTGTCCACGGACGATTACGGTGTGATCGGGCGGTTCTTTCTCGGCACTTATGTGCGCTGCCGGAAAGCGTTCGCGCTGCTGTTTCGCACCAACGTTGACTGGGGTGGGCCCCATCTGTGCCATCTGGTGCTGGAACGTTTAGCCGGTTTTGTGAATGATGAAACGCTTAAAACAGTCGTCGATCGGGTAATTTGTGCCGACAAAACGTCACTCTTACTATTAAGACTTACAGTGCGGCCTTAATGTGCGCTTGTTTTCCTCCTCTTGCAGGTTTATACACCGAACGAGGTGGAACGGGCACTGGAGCACATATGTAGCGAAAAAAGCATCGgcagcaccatcatcacgTTCCGGTAGATACGATCAAACGCGATCTTCCGACACTGGACACAACTTTCTTCGGGCTGGACTACTAGATAgcgtttttttaaacgatcgaatagatagtttttttttgttttgttttgttttgattactTTTATCACTGATTTTACATTTGACGTACAACTGCGCGCGCCTCCCAAAGCCTATTGGCAAACGGAGTCCGGTAATGaaagtttgtgtgttttacattttccggATCGCGGTTCGGGAacagaataaagaaaaaaattaaatgcagCAAAAACGTACGGATTCGGGAGTTTAGAGAACGTTATTATACCGTTTTAATACAAATCATCCACAATTGTTATAGTATAAAGGAGGAAACTTAGCATTATTACCGCAGCTAACCAATGCCAggggatcgttttttttcagctCTTTCCGACGTACAGCTTTCCATGCCCGACGATTTGGTGGAATCGGTAAACTCCTTGCGGTGGCCAGTAGCAGTAGCAGTGGCCCACCACCGGCAGTCATTCTTGCTTACTGCTTTGTTATTATTCCTCTTGCTTGTCGTCTTCCTCGTCGCCGCTACCTTCGAACTGGATATCCTTGTCGTCCTTGTCGCCACCATCGTCGTCCATCTTATACCGGATGCCAACCTCATTATCATCCTCCTCATCCCCGGACACTTCCGCGTTCTCTGCCTCGGCCCGTTCCATCTTTCGAGCGAGATCGGCTTCATCGGTCGCCGTCACGACCTTCGGTGCCATCTGCACCTTAAACACACCACCGAGCCCTTCGATCGTTTCCTTAATCTTTTCAATGGCCATCTCGAGTGCTTTCAGCCCGTCAGCTTTTTCCGGTGTCGATGTGGTCATTACTGGTCATGGAGAAGAGGCAAAATGAAACCAATTAACAAGCGTAACTAGCTAAGCTTTACATTGAAACCTTACCGTACAGCGGGGGAGCAATGAGGTTAATTTTAATCGGCAGCTCTTCGGTGGACATTTCGAGCCCGGCTCGTAGTGCCGTTTTCACCGCATCGATACCTTCGTAGCCGTAGCAAGCGCACTCGATGTCAGCCCGAATTTTGACCGCTTGCGATACCAGCTTCCGCTGTATATTGCTGAGCAGCGATTCCTTCAATTTCGGATCCAGACCACACTCGTCCAGCAACGTTGGATCACTAAaacgatatttaaaaaaaaacatttttctttagcTGTTAAGTATTGATTCAATTCACACATGAATGTATCATGATACggtcacacatacacagcacaCTGCTTGAACACATCGAACGCGGTCACTTTGAAGTTGTGCTTTTCCTCAAAATACCATGCCGTCTTCTCGTACAGCTCTTCCAGCTTCTGATTATCGAATCCCATAATGTCGGCCACATGGCGCAGGATCGAGTTGACCGCTTTCGCTTTGGAAAATCGTTCCGTACACTTTTCCACATCTTCCGGCGAAACACGCCGCTTGGAAAGATCAATGTAGCCTTTGTTTTTGTCAACACGAATCACTACCACCGGTTCCGTTTTGCCGACGCGGATCAGTTTGTTGATGGAACGAATGCGCCGACGGGACAGCTCGGACAGCAGTATCATGCCCTCGATGTTGTTGTACTCGAGCAGATAAACGTACGCACCCATCTCGGCGATTGACCGCACGTTCACCATCACCACATCCTCCACCTCCGGGTACTTTTGTTTATAAAACCGGCACGATAACGTCATGTTGCTGGCGCTGCTTTTGAGTCCTGGAAGAAATTCACATTCATAACCATTGTTAGTGTGGccgtgcaaaaatgaaacaaaaccgacGTTCGCATGCCGGATGGAATGCCGGTCTGTGAGGCTCTACGTTTAATGGTATTGGTAGGTCGCCTTCTGCCAACAGTTCTATCACCTTGGATGGAACCGTTTGGAACCACGTTTTATTGGAACATTGGTTAACAATCGCTTGTAACCACGGTTTGTACGATCTATCCAAAGTTGAATGAACacgttttgcttattttcagTTAAAAATACTCACTTTTTACCACAAAAAACTATCTTAAAAGCGCTGATGCAATTTCACATGTGGCAAACGCCTTGAATGACAGTGACAGAAGGagagaaaacaacacatttcgAACGTGATCTTCGAAAA
The DNA window shown above is from Anopheles funestus chromosome 3RL, idAnoFuneDA-416_04, whole genome shotgun sequence and carries:
- the LOC125769133 gene encoding reticulon-4-interacting protein 1, mitochondrial-like, with the translated sequence MDAAKQRVGEVVGAVKNNVTMATESGLRVVRQYSDEGRTLALRTFNEANSEAGTVVRNAWTSLIQLIQRLKTSAREVLDPSVLYEELRIFFRDEIARNNAFAILIGLGFGTTGGFMLGMYLARPHLPTPIMKSIASTSFRDPDNVVVCQTAVPQFQSASDILVRVRAASLNRIDRRIAFGYGRTLRRMIRTYNSTYDPELPLVLGRSCAGIVEAVGTGTKSGLEIGDEVWLATHWYEPGVASEFVVVPETRVSRKPFLIGFEGAASLPYSGSIALNLLDAHNLSEHTCKGRRILVQDACSPVGCVITQLVHKWGAHVAATCHTRSVPVINNLGAADIITFANEHFRSNFIDVNVDKSNFINELTSREKFHFIFLTTRLGYDYKFLEKFLTKDGVIVDAVEPELSTDDYGVIGRFFLGTYVRCRKAFALLFRTNVDWGGPHLCHLVLERLAGFVNDETLKTVVDRVYTPNEVERALEHICSEKSIGSTIITFR
- the LOC125769111 gene encoding eukaryotic translation initiation factor 2 subunit 1, whose translation is MTLSCRFYKQKYPEVEDVVMVNVRSIAEMGAYVYLLEYNNIEGMILLSELSRRRIRSINKLIRVGKTEPVVVIRVDKNKGYIDLSKRRVSPEDVEKCTERFSKAKAVNSILRHVADIMGFDNQKLEELYEKTAWYFEEKHNFKVTAFDVFKQCAVDPTLLDECGLDPKLKESLLSNIQRKLVSQAVKIRADIECACYGYEGIDAVKTALRAGLEMSTEELPIKINLIAPPLYVMTTSTPEKADGLKALEMAIEKIKETIEGLGGVFKVQMAPKVVTATDEADLARKMERAEAENAEVSGDEEDDNEVGIRYKMDDDGGDKDDKDIQFEGSGDEEDDKQEE